A portion of the Glycine max cultivar Williams 82 chromosome 10, Glycine_max_v4.0, whole genome shotgun sequence genome contains these proteins:
- the LOC102667771 gene encoding 14-3-3-like protein, with protein MLARARPIGSPGRCRSSGNKDQVTVIRDYRSKIEAELSNIYNGILKLLDTRLIPSATSNDSKVFYLKMKGDYHRYLAEFKTGADHKEAAESSAYKAAQVCFCFLSVFSILFFIFEVHYLFRMRSSLEGAGHY; from the coding sequence ATGCTTGCAAGAGCGCGGCCCATTGGATCCCCTGGACGATGCCGAAGTAGCGGCAACAAGGACCAAGTCACCGTCATCCGTGACTACCGCTCAAAAATCGAGGCCGAGCTCTCCAACATCTACAACGGAATCCTCAAGCTCCTCGACACTCGCCTCATCCCCTCTGCCACCTCCAATGACTCCAAGGTCTTCTACCTCAAGATGAAGGGAGACTACCACAGGTACCTAGCCGAGTTCAAGACCGGTGCCGACCACAAGGAAGCCGCTGAGAGCTCCGCCTACAAAGCCGCTCAGGTTTGCTTTTGTTTCCTTTCGGTTTTttcgattttattttttattttcgaaGTGCATTATTTGTTTAGGATGAGAAGTAGCCTTGAAGGTGCAGGCCATTATTGA